One part of the Deltaproteobacteria bacterium genome encodes these proteins:
- a CDS encoding FliI/YscN family ATPase gives LCRISTQEKSGIFAEVVGFRSGRVLLMPLGDLAGVSPGSQVMLVRERPLVGVGDAFRGRIVDGLGRPLDGRGPIEREGDYPLYGQRMNPLERRPIREPLDLGVRAINALLTCGRGQRLGIFAGSGVGKSALLGMMARYTRADVNVIALVGERGREVREFVERDLGAGLERSVVVAATSDQPPLVRLHGAFLAVALAEWFRDQDRDVLLMMDSLTRVAMAQREVGLSVGEPPSTRGYTPSVFAVLPRLLERAGQAPDGSITGLYTVLVEGDDMNEPVADAARSLLDGHVVLSRRLASEGHYPAIDLLASLSRTMIDVAKPEQLAQAARVRGWLAIHREAEDLIQIGAYARGSSAAIDEAIAWLPLVTAFLRQPLDQRASYEESVAALQGLIGD, from the coding sequence CTCTGCCGCATCTCGACCCAGGAGAAGAGCGGCATCTTCGCCGAGGTGGTGGGCTTCCGGAGCGGCCGCGTGCTGCTCATGCCGCTCGGCGACCTCGCCGGCGTCTCGCCGGGCAGCCAGGTGATGCTCGTGCGCGAGCGGCCGCTCGTCGGCGTGGGGGACGCGTTCCGCGGGCGGATCGTCGACGGCCTCGGGCGGCCGCTCGACGGCCGCGGCCCGATCGAGCGCGAAGGCGACTACCCGCTCTACGGCCAGCGCATGAACCCGCTCGAGCGCCGTCCGATCCGCGAGCCTCTCGACCTCGGCGTCCGCGCGATCAACGCGCTGCTCACCTGCGGCCGTGGCCAGCGGCTCGGCATCTTCGCGGGCTCGGGCGTCGGGAAGAGCGCGCTCCTCGGGATGATGGCGCGCTACACGCGCGCCGACGTGAACGTCATCGCGCTCGTCGGCGAGCGTGGCCGTGAAGTCCGCGAGTTCGTCGAGCGCGACCTCGGCGCCGGCCTCGAGCGCTCCGTCGTCGTGGCCGCCACGTCCGACCAGCCGCCACTCGTCCGCCTGCACGGCGCATTTCTCGCCGTCGCGCTCGCCGAGTGGTTCCGTGACCAGGACCGCGACGTCCTCCTCATGATGGACTCGCTCACGCGGGTCGCGATGGCGCAGCGCGAGGTCGGCCTCTCCGTCGGCGAGCCGCCGTCGACGCGCGGCTACACACCGTCGGTCTTCGCGGTCCTGCCCCGGCTCCTCGAGCGGGCCGGACAGGCGCCCGACGGCAGCATCACCGGCCTCTATACGGTGCTGGTCGAGGGCGACGACATGAACGAGCCGGTGGCCGACGCCGCCCGCTCGCTGCTCGACGGACACGTCGTCCTCTCGCGGCGCCTCGCGAGCGAAGGGCACTATCCGGCGATCGACCTCCTGGCCAGTCTGTCGCGAACCATGATCGACGTCGCCAAGCCCGAGCAGCTCGCGCAGGCCGCGCGGGTGCGCGGCTGGCTCGCGATCCACCGCGAGGCCGAGGACCTGATCCAGATCGGCGCGTATGCCCGCGGCTCGAGCGCGGCGATCGACGAGGCGATCGCGTGGCTGCCGCTCGTCACGGCGTTCCTCCGCCAGCCGCTCGACCAGCGCGCCTCGTACGAGGAGAGCGTGGCGGCGCTCCAGGGCCTCATCGGCGACTGA